In the genome of Ziziphus jujuba cultivar Dongzao chromosome 10, ASM3175591v1, the window TAGCAAGATttagcttcttctttctttttttttttttttttcccgaattTCTTGTCTAATGTGGGGCAGAAATATGCCTTTTCCTATCAATAATTCTCTTGCAACAATTAAAatgtagaaaataaaaaataaccaacaCTGTAAAATTAGagaataaaactaattaaataacagCAAATTCAAGAAGATGACTGCCAAGAATGTGGCATAATAATAGATACCAAAGAAGATAAAAGTTACCGGAAGTTTGCGGTTGCATCCACGTATACATAGGGCGGCAttagaaattattttatctttctttgcACTAAGAAGGCCCTCGTGAAGATTATGGTAGGTTTTAAAAAGCTGTTGACTAGCAGCATATTTGAGAAATGAATCTCCAAGAGTTTCTAAAGATTCCAAATGGAACACCTCTTGGCATTCTTTCGTGGTAATAGCTTCCAAGACCTACAATGCAGATATGGGTCAGTATGAGAAGTTCATAAACACAGCTAACCAAATAGAAAGAGACAACAAAAGATAACTGTAAATGCCTTTGTCAAACACAAGCTCAAGCCACCatgaaacaaaagcaaaatgaCTTGCAAAATTTTGCTATAGTGGCTGCCTCACCATATTTGCAATGGAGGTGAAGTATGATTTCAGCAAATTTTTCTTCTACGCCACACCACATGCGGTGGGGGTGTGAGGCACTCATCATAAGGTGAACATGCAAGCCCAATACAGCAAAATTGAACTCTTGTAATATGATTCTTATTCATgtagattaaaaataaagataccTCACAGGTTaactgataaaaaaataaaaaaaattaaaataaaaaaaaaaaaacctaaatttaTACTGATAGCTTTAACAACAGGCAACTTATTTTGTATCTAATAGCTTGAAATCAACCAATGCTTGTATTATATCCACTGAAGTGATACAAAACTCCACGGAAAAGTTAAACAGCAAGAGCAATTCAGGAGAACAACAACAGGCAATCAAATGAATTCAAGCCTAACTTTTACACCACTGACAAACTGGTATAGTAATAATgattataacaaatttaatgaCCAGGCAACTCTAATTACTAACTTTAAACAAATGTCAGTTAAGAGATAGATAGGCATGGGATATATTACATCATGCCTTATCAAGTGAAAAATGAATCACTTGGAGAACGAAATACCTTGATGGTTGGAATGACAACATTTTGCGTGCAATGATCCAAAAGCATCCTTTTCAAATTGACAGCAAGGAGTAAAGATTCAACCCGATGCATTATTGATGGTACAAATGAGAAGGAATAGAAAGTGCTTAACGATATAGGTGACATGATAATGGAGCAGAGTTCAGGTGGCAATTCAACAGACATGTTACTTGATTCTGCAAAAACGATAATAATTaggttaaaaatcataatttagatCATGTCAATGGGCCATGTCTAACAATGTATTGCACCttatacattaatatatatatatatatatatataggcaatGTGTGCATTTtagcttctctttttttttctctctctttttttttttttttttggctttagtTTAATACCAAAAGAGAAATCGATTCATCTTGCTTATGTTCACACAACTGCAATTCTTCCAAGTTTTGCTAGTCCTTTAATGAAAATTTCACAAGCAGTGCCATACAACTTCATTTTTAGTTTGCATAACTAAAAAAGTCAATGTATGATGCAATTCCTTTGTAAATGGATTGTAAAAGACATCCAAGGACGTTTATCAGTTTCCATAAACATGAAACAATTTAATCAAATCAGTACTTGGAAGTTCTGGTACTATGACAAAACTGGGACAATACATTGTCACAAGTTTTGACAGaccaaaaatatgcaaaatagaATCCCttataaccttattaatatggAATCAAACAGGACAACCAACAAAATTGCAACTGAAGACATAGTCATATAAATTACATCAAGTAACCTTCAAAATTAGCGTGGGAACAGTGATAAATACAGTGTAAAGTTTATTTTCGAGTAAGGAACCTAGAAATTAGAGGAAAGAAGTCAAAAACATTGACCATTAGCATCATATGCTTTTCTTACTTCAATGAGAGAGTCTGGTTCAAACACAAATAAAGTAAGAGAATCGAACCTCTTTCCTTTCGTTGTTTGCACCTTAAAAGACAGTTCTGCACTTTGAAGACTTTTCTGCCATTAAGTAGTGATTCTTTCTCAAACCATAAGTTGATACCATGCCTGCAGCAATTCAAAGTAAGATTccacttatttatattttgagacAGAATTATTGACAATTTTATACCCAAAAAGTAGTAGATGAGAAACTACATTGAATTGagcaataaaatataaatttctcatctatatataattatttataatatataatatatatttaagttcATTAGAAACAGAGATTACTAAGATACAATGCTGGGAGGACATACCGTTCTTCATAATAGTTCTTGTATGGAATATTTCTTCCATTCTTAAGCTTTAGAAGCGAGTTTCCATTCAGATTCAAAATATCAGTGATGCAATAAACATGATTGTTATGAGGCGTATAAACCAAAGAATTCTTGAGCATACAAGCACAACGAAGACCATCTTTTGTATGTAAATACTTGGGTAAAGAACAATTTATATGATCCTTCTCATATTCTTCACATGAAAATAATACAGAGGTAACAGATCTCCAGTCAATTACAAAAGGTCTTTGGTCTACGCTGGTGGCTGGGAGAAGAAGATAATCAATCTCAAGATTTTCTCCCAAATCAAGTCCATCTAAATCTTCCCTCAGTTTTGCTAAGTTATGATCCATAAGCATTCTGAAGAGAGTGATTTGAAACCTTCTGGACACCATCACCTAGCACATACAcacaaacaaaataacaaactgACTCATTTTGTGTATCCAGTACATGCATAAGCAACAAAAGATAAGTAACAATACCTGCTTATGGTTAAGAGAAATAACCCCTTCGTATTTAAAGCTCACTGATAAACTGCCTCTGTCAACTTGCAAGTCAAACTTCAAATTTGCAATGTCATAATCCAACTCACTTCTCATGCAAAGCACAACATCATGGACTGGAGTCtcatattcaaaattttgcTTCAGCTCAATTCTGTAGCAATGGTACAATATGCTGGCATCCTTTGGAATAAAGGGTCTGACCATCTCAACTGGAATATAACTGGGTTGCTCATCATCATATTGCTGACTCCCTACACATTAAGAAATTTGAGACAAAAGCAACATTACTTCTATAAACGTTAACAGGGCATAAGAATGATCAACTTACCTAAACTAAATGACTTCTAACTTTTGAATCACATTGTGTTTAAAGCAGTCAACCATGGAATAATAAAAGGTAGTACGGTATAACAGATTACCAGTCTCTTGTGCATCATCTTCTTCCACAACCGTATCTGGAACAAGATTATCAGTTAAAGCACCAATCTGATGAAGTTTCTTACATGCTTCAAGGCATGCAATCTGCTTAAGAATTTTAACATTCCCCTGTGCATGAATAGCTGGTAATGGACAGCTCTTGGGAAGGTGGAGGGTGCAAGTTTCATTATCCCACCTTGGGGTTGGTTTGAAATACCTGCAGAAAATAAAATGGCAGACATGAATATAGATAAAATAGAGAACAAATATGGAACAGCAAGGGAAATGTAACTTGAGAAAAAAAactaactaataaaatagggtACAAAATATGAACAGCAAGGAAAATGtaaattgagaaaataaactAACTCATCGGAAGGGAGCCTTGAACAGTAGAAGTATATTAATCTAACACTTGAATGCAGGGTTACAATGGCTCCAGTACTTTCAACACAATAAAAGTATCCATCACACAAATCACTTTCAACAGGTGAGCATGGAAGGGAAGCATGGCTTAAAGACTCCTTCCTCATAATTTCTCCACTACCAAGATATTTCTCTAGTCTGGAATATGTACTGAGATCCCCACTGTAGATAAGAGATTAAAACTAACATGTATGAGATCCTAATCAACACAATAAATTTCCAAAAGAGTAAGTAATTAACTCAATTAAAGCTTAGCAGATTAAAAGCTctaggaaaaagagaaaagaaaaaaagaggataagtataaatatttaagtGGTCTTTACAGCAAAACCTCTATATAAACTAGATTTGACAGTTTCTTGCAAAAATTATAGATTAAGCGTTACCTCTTCACCATTAATATATAATCAGAATTCTGCCTCCTAGCACGGCCTCTGGACTGTATGAAACTACAAACAGTGGCAGAAGGGTCAAATCTAATAACCAAATTGCAGCTTTGAACATCTAAACCCTCCTCAAGAATCGATGTTGCAACAATGATGTTCACCTACAATATATATCCTGTTGCTATCAGAGAAGTCAACTCATATGGGAagatataattttgattttctgagCAAAAATAAACATACCATGCCTTTCCGGAATTCATCCACAAtttcattttgtaattttcttgttTGGTACTGCAGCCCATTATGATTCCCAGCCAtgtattttgttttcca includes:
- the LOC107412535 gene encoding endoribonuclease Dicer homolog 2 isoform X3, which translates into the protein MEFYHHQLYSGKSDLPRIFGMTASPIKTKGGATDVSYRKAIQELENLMHSKVYTCANESVLSEFIPFSTPKFKFYRHKEIPYALYEHLTKELTILKDKHQLSLKILDDEAAVESMCKKIMKVFSAFEFCLGELGVWLAVKAAKSFSCNAIDHFLWEKPDLLGDRIVKNFSLDVCTKFSAFLPTNPAWTIGDDVKGNVDAGLMTEKVLCLIESLLEYRDLNDLRCIIFVERVITAIVVQSLLSEFLPKHNNWKTKYMAGNHNGLQYQTRKLQNEIVDEFRKGMVNIIVATSILEEGLDVQSCNLVIRFDPSATVCSFIQSRGRARRQNSDYILMVKSGDLSTYSRLEKYLGSGEIMRKESLSHASLPCSPVESDLCDGYFYCVESTGAIVTLHSSVRLIYFYCSRLPSDEYFKPTPRWDNETCTLHLPKSCPLPAIHAQGNVKILKQIACLEACKKLHQIGALTDNLVPDTVVEEDDAQETGSQQYDDEQPSYIPVEMVRPFIPKDASILYHCYRIELKQNFEYETPVHDVVLCMRSELDYDIANLKFDLQVDRGSLSVSFKYEGVISLNHKQVMVSRRFQITLFRMLMDHNLAKLREDLDGLDLGENLEIDYLLLPATSVDQRPFVIDWRSVTSVLFSCEEYEKDHINCSLPKYLHTKDGLRCACMLKNSLVYTPHNNHVYCITDILNLNGNSLLKLKNGRNIPYKNYYEERHGINLWFEKESLLNGRKVFKVQNCLLRCKQRKERESSNMSVELPPELCSIIMSPISLSTFYSFSFVPSIMHRVESLLLAVNLKRMLLDHCTQNVVIPTIKVLEAITTKECQEVFHLESLETLGDSFLKYAASQQLFKTYHNLHEGLLSAKKDKIISNAALCIRGCNRKLPGFIRNESFDPKKWFIPGDNSTNKSIKEEYLFNTKKIYISGKRKVKCKRVADVVEALIGAFLSTGGEVAAVMFLDWLGINVDLVHVPYERNFAVQPEKHINIRHLESQLNYSFNDPSLLVEALTHGSYMLPQIPRCYQRLEFLGDAVLDYLITIHLYYKFPGLSPGLLTDMRSAQVNNDCYARCSVKAGLHKHILHLSRHLHKHIAETIDNFGKLSSESTFGWETETSFPKVLGDVIESLAGAIFVDSGYSKEKVFESIRPLLEPLVTPETVKQHPAKELNELCQQMHYDMKKPVKCSGRGQTSVTIEVKANGVTYKHTEKSSDKDIAKKVACKKVLKALKQANSLN